One window from the genome of Nicotiana sylvestris chromosome 9, ASM39365v2, whole genome shotgun sequence encodes:
- the LOC138877696 gene encoding uncharacterized protein: MAGGCSLMELQISKEWALERFWYQKQHPDKNFIDLIPVRIHNQLAYRAHVEEETDGKPWFYDIKEYLAKGEYPERENQTQKCALRKLSNHYFHSGGNLYRRTPDLGLLRYVDAKEASKLLEEIHDGTCGPHMNGIVLTKKILRPVTFG; encoded by the exons ATGgctggaggatgttctttgatggagctgcaaatttcaaaggagtgggcattggagcggtTTTGGTATCAAAAACAA catccagataagaatttcattgatctcatcccagtgagaattcataatcagctGGCGTAtcgtgcccatgttgaagaagaaacggatggaaaaccttggttctatgacatcaaggaatatttggcgaagggagaatatccagagcgTGAGAACCAAACTCAGAAATGCGCACTTCGGAAATTGTCCAATCACTATTTCCATagtggaggaaacttgtacagaagaactcctgatttaggattgcTAAGATATGTCGAtgcaaaagaggcttctaagctacttgaggagatacatgatGGGACATGTGGCCCGCATATGAATGGTATTGTCCTGACCAAGAAAATACTtaggccggttacttttggatga